A region of Selenomonadales bacterium 4137-cl DNA encodes the following proteins:
- the nrdD gene encoding anaerobic ribonucleoside-triphosphate reductase — MKFFICPESQQTVFPSKCQRDCEKTGWCEEYMKVARTGSYSMDRLQPKGVKTRTTRDYNGIPVKCPEGLTEEEFQTICAEEVELWKARQRAISTIEISVDGDELVVFTREKSPIKRLRRITGYLSDLTAFNDAKQAEEAVRYKHVQPARDHSVDDPADKLREA, encoded by the coding sequence ATGAAGTTCTTTATTTGCCCGGAATCACAACAGACAGTTTTTCCGTCAAAGTGCCAGCGTGATTGCGAAAAGACCGGCTGGTGCGAGGAATACATGAAAGTAGCGCGAACCGGGTCCTATTCCATGGACCGGCTGCAGCCGAAAGGGGTTAAAACCCGGACGACCAGGGATTACAATGGTATCCCGGTCAAGTGCCCGGAGGGCCTTACTGAAGAAGAATTCCAGACCATCTGCGCCGAGGAAGTCGAGCTGTGGAAGGCCCGGCAGCGGGCGATCAGCACGATCGAGATTAGCGTCGACGGCGACGAGCTAGTTGTCTTCACCCGCGAGAAAAGCCCAATCAAGCGGTTACGCCGGATAACGGGCTATCTCAGCGACTTGACCGCTTTCAACGATGCCAAGCAGGCCGAAGAGGCTGTCCGATATAAGCATGTTCAACCCGCGCGGGACCATTCGGTCGACGATCCCGCCGATAAGCTTAGGGAGGCTTAA
- a CDS encoding DUF4406 domain-containing protein, giving the protein MKHVYITHPLRGENWRENIEKASRHCRKYVMEDKDILPVSPLHALAFLDPNTYDPEHGMQLCLALLEMCDEVWVHGEWENSEGWQREIKHAWGKDIKVRWITDEVSA; this is encoded by the coding sequence TTGAAACATGTTTACATTACTCACCCGCTGCGGGGCGAAAACTGGCGAGAAAACATAGAAAAAGCGAGTCGACATTGCCGCAAATATGTAATGGAGGACAAGGATATTCTCCCGGTGTCGCCGCTGCACGCGCTCGCTTTTCTCGACCCGAACACCTACGACCCCGAACACGGTATGCAGTTGTGCCTGGCGCTACTCGAAATGTGCGATGAGGTCTGGGTTCACGGCGAGTGGGAGAATTCCGAGGGCTGGCAGCGTGAAATAAAACACGCCTGGGGTAAAGACATCAAGGTCCGCTGGATCACCGATGAGGTGTCGGCATGA